From the genome of Xiphophorus couchianus chromosome 6, X_couchianus-1.0, whole genome shotgun sequence, one region includes:
- the LOC114146277 gene encoding zinc finger protein 391-like isoform X2, with translation MSSAQHLRDFIRERLTAAAQEIFTEVEKTIICYEEELDAQRRMMGINWKPEIKLHRVGSELQRQSSDLQQPSVSNEEEASAIQQVCSLASRSSQDQKEAEHQWTEEVQMEPESKWIKEEVNEPQPALLKHEELDYPLTNVKNEELDCSVLQHEQQPPEHLPTGQDQKNLCSSQEGEQLVQKQFAALIETSTLQEDDMNEEERRTEQFSLHISPVVESKDQEGSSSSLSESQSGTSTKKRSFKCDICGRCYPQQSNFLNHYRTHTGERPFSCQSCGKGFSHISHFYRHKKIHTGERPFSCETCGKSFSNMRNVIRHKKIHTGERPFSCETCGKSFSRISTLNDHKKIHMGERPFSCQSCGKSFSQRSDLNRHKKTHTGERPFSCQSCGKSFSQISVLNRHKKTHTGERPFSCQSCGRRFTRSSTLNDHKKIHTGERPFSCQSCGRRFTRSSNLNEHKKIHTGERPFSCQSCGRCFTRSSTLNDHKTIHTGEKPFSCLSCGKRFIRISHLNAHKISHTGEKGFHNKQ, from the exons ATGTCTTCAGCTCAGCATCTCAGAGATTTTATCAGAGAGAgactaactgctgctgctcaagAAATCTTCACCGAGGTTGAAAAAACCATCATTTGCTACGAGGAAGAGCTCGATGCTCAGCGCAGGATGATGGGGATCAACTGGAAACCAGAAATTAAGCTACACAGAGTCGGTTcggagctgcagagacaaagTTCTG ACCTCCAACAGCCAAGTGTCTCCAATGAGGAAGAAGCTTCTGCCATCCAACAAGTCTGTAGCCTGGCAAGTAGGTCCAGTCAGGATCAGAAAGAAGCAGAACATCAGTGGACTGAAGAGGTACAGATGGAACCAGAATCAAAATGGATTAAAGAAGAAGTGAACGAACCACAACCTGCACTGCTCAAACATGAGGAATTGGATTATCCactaacaaatgtaaaaaacgaGGAGTTAGATTGTTCAGTGCTTCAACATGAACAGCAGCCACCAGAACATTTACCAACTGGACAGGACCAGAAGAACCTCTGCAGCAGTCAGGAGGGAGAGCAGCTTGTCCAGAAGCAGTTTGCTGCTTTGATTGAAACTTCTACTCTTCAGGAAGATGATATgaatgaagaagagagaagaacaGAGCAGTTTTCCCTTCATATCTCTCCAGTGGTTGAGAGCAAAGATCAGGAAGGAAGCAGCTCCTCTCTGTCAGAGAGTCAGTCTGGTACCAGTACAAAGAAAAGATCtttcaaatgtgacatttgtggGAGATGTTACCCACAACAGAGTAATTTTTTAAACCATTACAGAACTCACACTGGTGAGAGACCTTTTTCATGCCAATCATGTGGAAAGGGTTTTTCtcatattagtcatttttatcgtcacaagaaaattcatacag gtgagaggcctttttcatgtgaaacatgtggaaaaagtttctctaATATGAGAAATGTAATTCGTCACAAGAaaattcatacaggtgagaggcctttttcatgtgaaacatgtggaaaaagtttctctcgAATAAGTACTTTAAATGACCACAAGAAAATTCATATGGGGGAGAGACCTTTTTCATGCCAATcatgtggaaagagtttctctcAACGTAGTGATTTAAATCGTCACAAGAAAACTCATACGGGGGAGAGACCTTTTTCATGCCAATcatgtggaaagagtttctctcAAATTAGTGTTTTAAATCGTCACAAGAAAACTCATACTGGGGAGAGGCCTTTTTCATGCCAGTCTTGTGGAAGAAGGTTTACTCGAAGTAGTACTTTAAATGACCACAAGAAAATTCATACTGGGGAGAGGCCTTTTTCATGCCAGTCTTGTGGAAGAAGGTTTACTCGAAGTAGTAATTTAAATGAACACAAGAAAATTCATACTGGGGAGAGACCTTTTTCATGCCAGTCTTGTGGAAGATGTTTTACTCGAAGTAGTACTTTAAATGACCACAAGACAATTCATACAGGggagaagcctttttcatgcCTGTCATGTGGAAAACGTTTCATTCGAATTAGTCATTTAAATGCCCACAAAATAAGTCATACAGGTGAGAAGGgttttcacaataaacaataa
- the LOC114146277 gene encoding zinc finger protein OZF-like isoform X1: protein MSSAQHLRDFIRERLTAAAQEIFTEVEKTIICYEEELDAQRRMMGINWKPEIKLHRVGSELQRQSSDLQQPSVSNEEEASAIQQVCSLASRSSQDQKEAEHQWTEEVQMEPESKWIKEEVNEPQPALLKHEELDYPLTNVKNEELDCSVLQHEQQPPEHLPTGQDQKNLCSSQEGEQLVQKQFAALIETSTLQEDDMNEEERRTEQFSLHISPVVESKDQEGSSSSLSESQSGTSTKKRSFKCDICGRCYPQQSNFLNHYRTHTGERPFSCQSCGKGFSHISHFYRHKKIHTGERPFSCETCGKSFSNMRNVIRHKKIHTGERPFSCETCGKSFSNMRNVIRHKKIHTGERPFSCETCGKSFSRISTLNDHKKIHMGERPFSCQSCGKSFSQRSDLNRHKKTHTGERPFSCQSCGKSFSQISVLNRHKKTHTGERPFSCQSCGRRFTRSSTLNDHKKIHTGERPFSCQSCGRRFTRSSNLNEHKKIHTGERPFSCQSCGRCFTRSSTLNDHKTIHTGEKPFSCLSCGKRFIRISHLNAHKISHTGEKGFHNKQ from the exons ATGTCTTCAGCTCAGCATCTCAGAGATTTTATCAGAGAGAgactaactgctgctgctcaagAAATCTTCACCGAGGTTGAAAAAACCATCATTTGCTACGAGGAAGAGCTCGATGCTCAGCGCAGGATGATGGGGATCAACTGGAAACCAGAAATTAAGCTACACAGAGTCGGTTcggagctgcagagacaaagTTCTG ACCTCCAACAGCCAAGTGTCTCCAATGAGGAAGAAGCTTCTGCCATCCAACAAGTCTGTAGCCTGGCAAGTAGGTCCAGTCAGGATCAGAAAGAAGCAGAACATCAGTGGACTGAAGAGGTACAGATGGAACCAGAATCAAAATGGATTAAAGAAGAAGTGAACGAACCACAACCTGCACTGCTCAAACATGAGGAATTGGATTATCCactaacaaatgtaaaaaacgaGGAGTTAGATTGTTCAGTGCTTCAACATGAACAGCAGCCACCAGAACATTTACCAACTGGACAGGACCAGAAGAACCTCTGCAGCAGTCAGGAGGGAGAGCAGCTTGTCCAGAAGCAGTTTGCTGCTTTGATTGAAACTTCTACTCTTCAGGAAGATGATATgaatgaagaagagagaagaacaGAGCAGTTTTCCCTTCATATCTCTCCAGTGGTTGAGAGCAAAGATCAGGAAGGAAGCAGCTCCTCTCTGTCAGAGAGTCAGTCTGGTACCAGTACAAAGAAAAGATCtttcaaatgtgacatttgtggGAGATGTTACCCACAACAGAGTAATTTTTTAAACCATTACAGAACTCACACTGGTGAGAGACCTTTTTCATGCCAATCATGTGGAAAGGGTTTTTCtcatattagtcatttttatcgtcacaagaaaattcatacaggtgagagacctttttcatgtgaaacatgtggaaaaagtttctctaATATGAGAAATGTAATTCGTCACAAGAaaattcatacaggtgagaggcctttttcatgtgaaacatgtggaaaaagtttctctaATATGAGAAATGTAATTCGTCACAAGAaaattcatacaggtgagaggcctttttcatgtgaaacatgtggaaaaagtttctctcgAATAAGTACTTTAAATGACCACAAGAAAATTCATATGGGGGAGAGACCTTTTTCATGCCAATcatgtggaaagagtttctctcAACGTAGTGATTTAAATCGTCACAAGAAAACTCATACGGGGGAGAGACCTTTTTCATGCCAATcatgtggaaagagtttctctcAAATTAGTGTTTTAAATCGTCACAAGAAAACTCATACTGGGGAGAGGCCTTTTTCATGCCAGTCTTGTGGAAGAAGGTTTACTCGAAGTAGTACTTTAAATGACCACAAGAAAATTCATACTGGGGAGAGGCCTTTTTCATGCCAGTCTTGTGGAAGAAGGTTTACTCGAAGTAGTAATTTAAATGAACACAAGAAAATTCATACTGGGGAGAGACCTTTTTCATGCCAGTCTTGTGGAAGATGTTTTACTCGAAGTAGTACTTTAAATGACCACAAGACAATTCATACAGGggagaagcctttttcatgcCTGTCATGTGGAAAACGTTTCATTCGAATTAGTCATTTAAATGCCCACAAAATAAGTCATACAGGTGAGAAGGgttttcacaataaacaataa
- the LOC114146343 gene encoding lysine-specific demethylase 5B-like isoform X2 translates to MELESQSINAFLAVIVKEYNSKNTGQAVFIDSFAMTAMWQGKSPRLKKMNPMNYEIILGINNQHHHWTLVVIYPQDKKSLFLNPLGESKQDIQKCLQITRAFMRKKGCNVSRWTCDTVKHPKQQDSSSCGVFSLKFAEKILSKEVVDFPVSREAVHSMRLEIAVRLILNSEDLKDLCHFCGEMESDTDVNWIQCDVCLRWFHHACVGSPPTEKTYHCFACLP, encoded by the exons ATGGAACTGGAGAGTCAG TCTATTAATGCATTTCTGGCCGTCATCGTGAAGGAATACAACAGCAAGAACACAGGACAGGCTGTGTTCATAGATTCATTTGCAATGACAGCAATGTGGCAGGGAAAAAGTCCTAGATTAAAAAAG aTGAACCCaatgaattatgaaataattCTGGGAATCAACAATCAACACCACCACTGGACTTTAgtg GTGATCTACCCACAAGACAAAAAGTCTTTGTTCTTGAATCCACTGGGGGAATCAAAACAAGACATCCAGAAATGCTTGCAAATCACAAG GGCATTTATGAGGAAGAAGGGGTGCAATGTCTCACGTTGGACATGTGACACAGTCAAGCATCCGAAACAACAGGATAGCTCATCATGTGGTGTATTTTCACTGAAG tttgcagaaAAAATCCTGTCAAAAGAGGTTGTGGATTTTCCTGTTTCCAGAGAGGCGGTCCACAGCATGAGGTTGGAAATTGCTGTGAGACTAATCCTTAACAGTG AGGACCTAAAAGACTTGTGTCACTTCTGTGGAGAGATGGAAAGTGACACGGATGTGAACTGG ATCCAGTGTGACGTGTGTCTGAGGTGGTTCCATCATGCATGTGTGGGAAGCCCACCAACTGAAAAAACATATCACTGCTTTGCgtgtttgccttag
- the LOC114146300 gene encoding zinc finger protein 771-like, protein MSSAQHLRDFIRERLTAAAQEIFTEVEKTIICYEEELDAQRRMMGINWKPEIKLHRVGSELQRQSSDLQQPSVSNEEEASAIQQVCSLASRSSQDQKEAEHQWTEEVQMEPEPKWIKEEENEPEPALLKHEELDYPLTNVKKEELDCSVLQHEQQPPEHLPTGQDQKNLCSSQEGEQLVQKQFAALIETSTLQEDDMNEEERRTEQFSLHISPVVESKDQEGSSSSLSESQSGTSTKKRSFKCDICGRCYPQQSNFLNHYRTHTGERPFSCQSCGKGFSHISNFYRHKKIHTGERPFSCQCCGKSFSRISHLNAHKRSHTGERPFSCQSCGKSFSQRSDLNRHKKIHTGERPFSCQSCGKRFIRISHLNRHKKIHTGERPFSCQSCGRCFTRSSTLNDHKKIHTGEKPFHVSHAERISLVLET, encoded by the exons ATGTCTTCAGCTCAGCATCTCAGAGATTTTATCAGAGAGAgactaactgctgctgctcaagAAATCTTCACCGAGGTTGAAAAAACCATCATTTGCTACGAGGAAGAGCTCGATGCTCAGCGCAGGATGATGGGGATCAACTGGAAACCAGAAATTAAGCTACACAGAGTCGGTTcggagctgcagagacaaagTTCTG ACCTCCAACAGCCAAGTGTCTCCAATGAGGAAGAAGCTTCTGCCATCCAACAAGTCTGTAGCCTGGCAAGTAGGTCCAGTCAGGACCAGAAAGAAGCAGAACATCAGTGGACTGAAGAGGTACAgatggaaccagaaccaaaatgGATTAAAGAAGAAGAGAACGAACCAGAACCTGCACTGCTCAAACATGAGGAATTGGATTATCCactaacaaatgtaaaaaaagaggaGTTAGATTGTTCAGTGCTTCAACATGAACAGCAGCCACCAGAACATTTACCAACTGGACAGGACCAGAAGAACCTCTGCAGCAGTCAGGAGGGAGAGCAGCTTGTCCAGAAGCAGTTTGCTGCTTTGATTGAGACTTCTACTCTTCAGGAAGATGATATgaatgaagaagagagaagaacaGAGCAGTTTTCCCTTCATATCTCTCCAGTGGTTGAGAGCAAAGATCAGGAAGGAAGCAGCTCCTCTCTGTCAGAGAGTCAGTCTGGTACCAGTACAAAGAAAAGATCtttcaaatgtgacatttgtggGAGATGTTACCCACAACAGAGTAATTTTTTAAACCATTACAGAACCCACACTGGTGAGAGACCTTTTTCATGCCAATCATGTGGCAAAGGTTTTTCTCATATTAGTAATTTTTATCGTCACAAGAaaattcatacag gtgagagACCTTTTTCATGCCAgtgttgtggaaaaagtttctctcgAATTAGTCATTTAAATGCCCACAAGAGAAGTCATACCGGCGAGAGACCTTTTTCATGCCAATcatgtggaaagagtttctctcAACGTAGTGATTTAAATCGTCACAAGAAAATTCATACTGGGGAGAGACCTTTTTCATGCCAGTcttgtggaaaacgtttcatTCGTATTAGTCATTTAAATCGTCACAAGAaaattcatacaggtgagaggCCATTTTCATGCCAGTCTTGTGGAAGATGTTTTACTCGAAGTAGTACTTTAAATGACCACAAGAAAATTCATACTGGGGAGAAACCTTTTCATGTCAGTCATGCGGAAAGAATTTCACTCGTCTTAGAAACTTAA
- the LOC114146343 gene encoding uncharacterized protein LOC114146343 isoform X1, translating to MELESQSINAFLAVIVKEYNSKNTGQAVFIDSFAMTAMWQGKSPRLKKMNPMNYEIILGINNQHHHWTLVVIYPQDKKSLFLNPLGESKQDIQKCLQITRAFMRKKGCNVSRWTCDTVKHPKQQDSSSCGVFSLKFAEKILSKEVVDFPVSREAVHSMRLEIAVRLILNSDPV from the exons ATGGAACTGGAGAGTCAG TCTATTAATGCATTTCTGGCCGTCATCGTGAAGGAATACAACAGCAAGAACACAGGACAGGCTGTGTTCATAGATTCATTTGCAATGACAGCAATGTGGCAGGGAAAAAGTCCTAGATTAAAAAAG aTGAACCCaatgaattatgaaataattCTGGGAATCAACAATCAACACCACCACTGGACTTTAgtg GTGATCTACCCACAAGACAAAAAGTCTTTGTTCTTGAATCCACTGGGGGAATCAAAACAAGACATCCAGAAATGCTTGCAAATCACAAG GGCATTTATGAGGAAGAAGGGGTGCAATGTCTCACGTTGGACATGTGACACAGTCAAGCATCCGAAACAACAGGATAGCTCATCATGTGGTGTATTTTCACTGAAG tttgcagaaAAAATCCTGTCAAAAGAGGTTGTGGATTTTCCTGTTTCCAGAGAGGCGGTCCACAGCATGAGGTTGGAAATTGCTGTGAGACTAATCCTTAACAGTG ATCCAGTGTGA
- the LOC114146276 gene encoding gastrula zinc finger protein XlCGF57.1-like isoform X2: MSSAQHLRDFIRERLTAAAQEIFTEVEKTIICYEEELDAQRRMMGINWKPEIKLHRVGSELQRQSSDLQQPSVSNEEEASAIQQVCSLASRSSQDQKEAEHQWTEEVQMEPEPKWIKEEENEPEPALLKHEELDYPLTNVKKEELDCSVLQHEQQPPEHLPTGQDQKNLCSSQEGEQLVQKQFAALIETSTLQEDDMNEEERRTEQFSLHISPVVESKDQEGSSSSLSESQSGTSTKKRSFKCDICGRCYPQQSNFLNHYRTHTGERPFSCQSCGKGFSHISNFYRHKKIHTGERPFSCETCGESFSNMRNVIRHKKIHTGERPFSCETCGKSFSNMRNVIRHKKIHTGERPFSCETCGKSFTNMTNVIRHKKIHTGERPFSCQCCGKSFSRISHLNAHKRSHTGERPFSCQSCGKSFSQRSDLNRHKKIHTGERPFSCQSCGKRFIRISHLNRHKKIHTGERPFSCETCGKRFNRRDNLNSHMKTHTGRGLR; encoded by the exons ATGTCTTCAGCTCAGCATCTCAGAGATTTTATCAGAGAGAgactaactgctgctgctcaagAAATCTTCACCGAGGTTGAAAAAACCATCATTTGCTACGAGGAAGAGCTCGATGCTCAGCGCAGGATGATGGGGATCAACTGGAAACCAGAAATTAAGCTACACAGAGTCGGTTcggagctgcagagacaaagTTCTG ACCTCCAACAGCCAAGTGTCTCCAATGAGGAAGAAGCTTCTGCCATCCAACAAGTCTGTAGCCTGGCAAGTAGGTCCAGTCAGGACCAGAAAGAAGCAGAACATCAGTGGACTGAAGAGGTACAgatggaaccagaaccaaaatgGATTAAAGAAGAAGAGAACGAACCAGAACCTGCACTGCTCAAACATGAGGAATTGGATTATCCactaacaaatgtaaaaaaagaggaGTTAGATTGTTCAGTGCTTCAACATGAACAGCAGCCACCAGAACATTTACCAACTGGACAGGACCAGAAGAACCTCTGCAGCAGTCAGGAGGGAGAGCAGCTTGTCCAGAAGCAGTTTGCTGCTTTGATTGAGACTTCTACTCTTCAGGAAGATGATATgaatgaagaagagagaagaacaGAGCAGTTTTCCCTTCATATCTCTCCAGTGGTTGAGAGCAAAGATCAGGAAGGAAGCAGCTCCTCTCTGTCAGAGAGTCAGTCTGGTACCAGTACAAAGAAAAGATCtttcaaatgtgacatttgtggGAGATGTTACCCACAACAGAGTAATTTTTTAAACCATTACAGAACCCACACTGGTGAGAGACCTTTTTCATGCCAATCATGTGGCAAAGGTTTTTCTCATATTAGTAATTTTTATCGTCACAAGAaaattcatacaggtgagaggcctttttcatgtgaaacATGTGGAGAAAGTTTCTCTAATATGAGAAATGTAATTCGTCACAAGAaaattcatacaggtgagaggcctttttcatgtgaaacatgtggaaaaagtttctctaATATGAGAAATGTAATTCGTCACAAGAaaattcatacaggtgagaggcctttttcatgtgaaacatgtggaaaaagtttcactaaTATGACAAATGTTATTCGTCACAAGAaaattcatacaggtgagagACCTTTTTCATGCCAgtgttgtggaaaaagtttctctcgAATTAGTCATTTAAATGCCCACAAGAGAAGTCATACCGGCGAGAGACCTTTTTCATGCCAATcatgtggaaagagtttctctcAACGTAGTGATTTAAATCGTCACAAGAAAATTCATACTGGGGAGAGACCTTTTTCATGCCAGTcttgtggaaaacgtttcatTCGTATTAGTCATTTAAATCGTCACAAGAaaattcatacag